One Spinacia oleracea cultivar Varoflay chromosome 4, BTI_SOV_V1, whole genome shotgun sequence DNA segment encodes these proteins:
- the LOC110787866 gene encoding uncharacterized protein, whose product MGSDMKVNLISLLREHADIFAFSADEMPGIDPEIMVHRLNADRNVRPVRQKKRNFSTEKMAAIQEEVDKLLAAGFIEPCDYPEWLANVVMVKKPSGSWRMCVDFTNLNRACPKDFYPLPRIDRLVDSTSGHAMLSFLDAFSGYHQVSLHKSDRKKATFITDAGVFCYKAMPFGLKNAGATYQRLVDKVFADQKGRNVEVYVDDSIVKSRKEEDHVNDLRETFETLRKYRMKLNPKKCVFGVRSGKFLGFLVSERGIDANPEKVEAIISLPQPKSVKDIQRLTGKMAALNRFVSKSADKQMPFFTTLRQNKKFKWGPAEQEAFEALKSHLKNLPTIARAKEGGKLQLYISASPKTVAAVLVAETENKGQQPVYFVSHVLNGPETRYTLVEKMAYAVLIAARKLRPYFDAHTIEVLTNFPLEKAISKLDTSGRLLKWAIELSEFDLKFRPRTAIKAHALADFIVEASYQEDEVQAEVWDVSVDGSAAQTGSGAGIIMKSPGGDIFEYAIKFMFNASNNEAEYEAAIAGIQMCLAADAKRVTLTTDSQLVASQFSEGYKAKEPSMVKYLEKLRSVSAQLEKFSINLVPRAENTLADALSKLASSNIADLKRTVMMEVMNKRSTESEEIQVMAITTTSEWYDNIQTYIQTGALPADLAEAKKTKRDAVWYIILWGRLYKKSFSLPFLRCLTAFESARLIKEMHEGTCGNHAGGKPLAIICQRQGYYWPTMLEDCRAYVKKCEKCQKFSAVINLPANDLMPILNPFAQWGMDIVGPFPMEAGGRKFLIVAVDYFTKWIEAEPVAKITANQVKKFIWKNIITRFGLPQAIVFYHGSQFDCAPIQCFLGLYRVKLAHSLVCHPRSNGQAEAANKQIMAALKKKLEDCKGKWADLMPEILWCNRTSIKEATGESPFKLSFRSEAVIPAEMAMPTIRIQHYDEERNDQLL is encoded by the coding sequence ATGGGGAGTGACATGAAGGTCAACCTCATAAGCTTGCTGAGGGAGCACGCGGACATCTTCGCATTCTCAGCGGATGAGATGCCTGGTATCGATCCAGAGATAATGGTCCACCGGTTAAACGCCGACAGAAATGTTAGGCCTGTACGGCAGAAAAAACGTAATTTCTCCACAGAAAAAATGGCAGCAATACAAGAAGAGGTGGATAAACTGCTGGCGGCAGGTTTTATTGAGCCATGTGACTACCCTGAATGGTTGGCAAATGTAGTAATGGTAAAAAAGCCGAGTGGGTCATGGAGAATGTGTGTAGATTTCACCAACCTTAACAGAGCATGTCCGAAAGATTTCTACCCACTACCACGGATTGATAGGCTGGTAGACTCTACTAGCGGCCATGCAATGCTCAGTTTCCTAGATGCTTTCTCAGGGTATCATCAGGTCAGCCTGCATAAATCAGACAGGAAGAAGGCGACTTTTATCACGGATGCAGGAGTTTTCTGTTATAAGGCGATGCCATTCGGGTTGAAAAATGCAGGGGCAACGTATCAAAGGCTGGTCGACAAGGTGTTTGCCGACCAAAAAGGCAGAAACGTGGAGGTCTATGTAGATGACTCTATCGTAAAAAGCCGGAAAGAGGAGGATCATGTTAACGATCTCCGAGAAACTTTTGAGACTTTGAGAAAATACAGGatgaaattaaacccaaaaaaatgcgtcttcggagtAAGGTCGGGAAAATTCCTGGGGTTCTTGGTCAGCGAGCGTGGCATAGACGCTAACCCTGAAAAAGTAGAAGCAATCATCAGTCTGCCACAACCCAAAAGCGTAAAAGACATACAGCGGTTGACAGGAAAAATGGCCGCCTTAAACAGATTTGTGAGCAAGTCGGCAGATAAGCAAATGCCCTTCTTCACAACCTTGAGGCAAAACAAGAAATTCAAATGGGGGCCGGCAGAGCAAGAGGCTTTTGAAGCTCTAAAAAGCCACCTAAAGAACCTGCCAACAATAGCGAGGGCAAAAGAGGGCGGAAAATTACAATTGTACATATCGGCGTCGCCAAAAACAGTCGCAGCAGTACTGGTAGCCGAAACAGAAAACAAAGGGCAGCAGCCAGTATATTTTGTGAGTCATGTGCTAAACGGCCCAGAAACAAGATACACGTTGGTGGAGAAAATGGCATATGCAGTCCTTATCGCGGCTAGAAAGTTAAGACCATACTTTGATGCGCATACAATCGAAGTGCTAACAAACTTTCCTCTCGAAAAAGCCATCAGCAAGCTAGATACATCAGGCCGGCTGCTAAAATGGGCAATAGAGTTGTCCGAGTTTGACTTGAAATTCCGGCCAAGAACTGCAATCAAAGCCCATGCATTGGCGGACTTCATAGTTGAAGCGTCATACCAAGAAGATGAAGTACAAGCTGAAGTATGGGATGTGTCAGTGGATGGTTCAGCTGCACAGACAGGCAGTGGGGCTGGAATAATCATGAAATCGCCAGGAGGAGACATTTTTGAGTATGCTATAAAGTTTATGTTCAACGCGTCAAATAACGAGGCAGAATACGAGGCAGCAATCGCCGGCATCCAAATGTGCCTCGCAGCAGATGCCAAAAGAGTAACACTGACAACAGACTCCCAACTGGTAGCAAGTCAATTCAGCGAAGGGTACAAAGCCAAAGAACCTTCAATGGTCAAATACCTGGAAAAGTTGAGGTCAGTGTCGGCTCAGCTAGAGAAATTCAGCATTAATCTGGTACCCCGGGCAGAAAATACGCTGGCAGATGCACTATCAAAGTTAGCAAGTTCAAATATCGCCGACTTGAAAAGAACAGTCATGATGGAAGTCATGAATAAGCGAAGTACGGAGTCGGAGGAAATACAGGTCATGGCCATCACAACTACCTCAGAATGGTACGATAATATCCAAACATACATACAGACTGGAGCCCTACCAGCAGATTTGGCAGAAGCCAAAAAGACAAAAAGGGACGCGGTTTGGTACATCATCCTCTGGGGAAGGTTGTACAAAAAGTCATTTAGCCTGCCATTCTTAAGGTGCCTGACAGCATTCGAGTCAGCAAGGCTGATCAAAGAGATGCACGAAGGGACATGTGGGAACCATGCCGGTGGAAAACCCCTTGCCATCATCTGTCAAAGGCAAGGCTATTACTGGCCAACAATGTTAGAAGATTGTCGAGCATATGTAAAAAAGTGCGAGAAATGTCAAAAGTTTTCAGCTGTGATAAACTTGCCAGCCAATGATTTGATGCCCATTCTGAACCCATTCGCACaatggggaatggatattgTTGGACCATTCCCAATGGAGGCTGGAGGGCGCAAGTTCTTAATAGTAGCAgtggactacttcaccaaatggataGAAGCAGAGCCGGTAGCAAAAATAACGGCAAACCAGGTGAAAAAGTTCatatggaaaaatataataacaagatTCGGACTGCCGCAGGCAATAGTTTTTTATCATGGATCACAGTTTGATTGTGCACCCATACAATGCTTCCTGGGATTATACAGAGTAAAGTTAGCTCACTCGTTAGTATGTCACCCACGGAGCAATGGGCAAGCAGAGGCGGCGAATAAGCAAATCATGGCTGCACTGAAAAAGAAGCTAGAAGACTGTAAAGGCAAATGGGCAGATCTTATGCCAGAAATTTTGTGGTGCAACAGAACTTCTATCAAGGAGGCTACCGGCGAGAGTCCGTTTAAGTTAAGCTTCAGGTCTGAGGCGGTCATACCGGCAGAAATGGCTATGCCAACCATACGAATCCAGCATTACGATGAGGAAAGAAACGATCAGCTGCTGTGA